A window of Oncorhynchus keta strain PuntledgeMale-10-30-2019 chromosome 27, Oket_V2, whole genome shotgun sequence contains these coding sequences:
- the LOC118360187 gene encoding zinc finger protein 362-like isoform X1, which produces MAEPRFNNPYFWPPPPSMPSQLDNLVLINKIKEQLMAEKIRPLHLPTNSAPSQQTLLVASSPLDGGQHSMLMPKSQQGQHHPQGSVQQPDIALHARTASSSVPEVNMDDKSAVKVKGLWDEWHMRQIVEQPSRVNHRSVFMCPYTGLAPMSRPDSHSTSEALTPTSSSQNRLGGTPSVNIISGLASGPGMEQMKSGGLAGLLGPPPKTPRGRKKIKAESGGPLLVVPYPIMASGADQGCITFPAKEGKTYRCKVCPLTFMSKSEMQIHSKSHTEAKPHKCPHCSKSFANASYLAQHLRIHLGIKPYHCSYCENSFRQLSHLQQHTRIHTGDRPYKCAAPGCEKAFTQLSNLQSHQRQHNKDKPYKCPNCYRAYSDSASLQIHLSAHAIKNAKAYCCNMCGRAYTSETYLMKHMSKHTVVEHLVSHQSPQRTESPSIPIRISLI; this is translated from the exons ATGGCTGAGCCTCGATTCAACAACCCCTACTTCTGGCCTCCGCCTCCTTCCATGCCTAGCCAG CTGGATAACCTGGTGCTCATCAACAAGATCAAGGAGCAGCTGATGGCTGAGAAGATCCGACCCCTGCACCTGCCGACCAATTCAGCCCCCTCCCAGCAAACCCTGCTGGTGGCCTCCTCCCCCTTGGACGGGGGGCAGCACAGCATGCTCATGCCCAAGTCCCAGCAGGGCCAGCATCACCCCCAGGGCTCGGTCCAGCAGCCCGACATCGCCCTGCACGCCCGCACAGCCTCCAGCTCTGTACCAG AAGTGAATATGGATGACAAGTCAGCAGTGAAGGTTAAAGGACTGTGGGATGAGTGGCACATGCGACAGATCGTTGAGCAGCCCTCTAGAGTCAACCATCGGTCAG TCTTCATGTGCCCATACACAGGTCTGGCCCCTATGTCCCGGCCGGACAGCCACAGCACTTCAGAGGCCCTCACCCCCACCTCCAGCAGCCAGAACCGACTGGGAGGGACCCCATCGGTCAACATCATCTCTGGGCTGGCCAGCGGCCCTGGCATGGAACAGATGAAGAGCGGGGGCCTGGCTGGACTCCTCGGCCCACCACCCAAGACTCCCCGTGGGCGGAAGAAGATCAAAGCGGAGAGTGGAGGGCCTCTGCTGGTCGTGCCCTACCCCATCATGGCCTCTGGCGCCGACCAGGGCTGTATCACCTTCCCTGCCAAAGAGGGAAAAACCTACAG ATGCAAAGTGTGTCCGCTCACCTTCATGTCAAAGTCAGAGATGCAGATCCACTCCAAGTCCCACACGGAGGCCAAGCCCCACAAGTGTCCCCACTGCTCCAAGTCCTTTGCCAACGCATCCTACCTGGCCCAGCACCTCCGCATCCACCTGGGAATCAAGCCCTACCACTGCTCCTACTGCGAGAACTCCTTCCGCCAACTCTCGCACCTGCAGCAGCACACCAG AATCCATACTGGTGACAGACCCTATAAATGCGCGGCCCCTGGATGTGAAAAGGCCTTTACCCAGCTCTCTAACCTCCAG TCCCACCAGAGGCAGCACAACAAAGACAAGCCGTACAAATGTCCCAACTGCTACCGTGCCTACTCAGATTCAGCATCGTTACAGATCCACCTGTCAGCGCACGCCATCAAAAATGCTAAGGCGTACTGCTGCAACATGTGTGGCCGGGCATACACCTCA GAGACCTACCTTATGAAGCACATGTCAAAACACACGGTAGTGGAGCACCTAGTGAGCCACCAGTCCCCCCAGAGGACTGAATCCCCCAGTATCCCAATACGCATCTCTCTCATCTGA
- the LOC118360187 gene encoding zinc finger protein 362-like isoform X3, whose product MAEPRFNNPYFWPPPPSMPSQIKEQLMAEKIRPLHLPTNSAPSQQTLLVASSPLDGGQHSMLMPKSQQGQHHPQGSVQQPDIALHARTASSSVPEVNMDDKSAVKVKGLWDEWHMRQIVEQPSRVNHRSVFMCPYTGLAPMSRPDSHSTSEALTPTSSSQNRLGGTPSVNIISGLASGPGMEQMKSGGLAGLLGPPPKTPRGRKKIKAESGGPLLVVPYPIMASGADQGCITFPAKEGKTYRCKVCPLTFMSKSEMQIHSKSHTEAKPHKCPHCSKSFANASYLAQHLRIHLGIKPYHCSYCENSFRQLSHLQQHTRIHTGDRPYKCAAPGCEKAFTQLSNLQSHQRQHNKDKPYKCPNCYRAYSDSASLQIHLSAHAIKNAKAYCCNMCGRAYTSETYLMKHMSKHTVVEHLVSHQSPQRTESPSIPIRISLI is encoded by the exons ATGGCTGAGCCTCGATTCAACAACCCCTACTTCTGGCCTCCGCCTCCTTCCATGCCTAGCCAG ATCAAGGAGCAGCTGATGGCTGAGAAGATCCGACCCCTGCACCTGCCGACCAATTCAGCCCCCTCCCAGCAAACCCTGCTGGTGGCCTCCTCCCCCTTGGACGGGGGGCAGCACAGCATGCTCATGCCCAAGTCCCAGCAGGGCCAGCATCACCCCCAGGGCTCGGTCCAGCAGCCCGACATCGCCCTGCACGCCCGCACAGCCTCCAGCTCTGTACCAG AAGTGAATATGGATGACAAGTCAGCAGTGAAGGTTAAAGGACTGTGGGATGAGTGGCACATGCGACAGATCGTTGAGCAGCCCTCTAGAGTCAACCATCGGTCAG TCTTCATGTGCCCATACACAGGTCTGGCCCCTATGTCCCGGCCGGACAGCCACAGCACTTCAGAGGCCCTCACCCCCACCTCCAGCAGCCAGAACCGACTGGGAGGGACCCCATCGGTCAACATCATCTCTGGGCTGGCCAGCGGCCCTGGCATGGAACAGATGAAGAGCGGGGGCCTGGCTGGACTCCTCGGCCCACCACCCAAGACTCCCCGTGGGCGGAAGAAGATCAAAGCGGAGAGTGGAGGGCCTCTGCTGGTCGTGCCCTACCCCATCATGGCCTCTGGCGCCGACCAGGGCTGTATCACCTTCCCTGCCAAAGAGGGAAAAACCTACAG ATGCAAAGTGTGTCCGCTCACCTTCATGTCAAAGTCAGAGATGCAGATCCACTCCAAGTCCCACACGGAGGCCAAGCCCCACAAGTGTCCCCACTGCTCCAAGTCCTTTGCCAACGCATCCTACCTGGCCCAGCACCTCCGCATCCACCTGGGAATCAAGCCCTACCACTGCTCCTACTGCGAGAACTCCTTCCGCCAACTCTCGCACCTGCAGCAGCACACCAG AATCCATACTGGTGACAGACCCTATAAATGCGCGGCCCCTGGATGTGAAAAGGCCTTTACCCAGCTCTCTAACCTCCAG TCCCACCAGAGGCAGCACAACAAAGACAAGCCGTACAAATGTCCCAACTGCTACCGTGCCTACTCAGATTCAGCATCGTTACAGATCCACCTGTCAGCGCACGCCATCAAAAATGCTAAGGCGTACTGCTGCAACATGTGTGGCCGGGCATACACCTCA GAGACCTACCTTATGAAGCACATGTCAAAACACACGGTAGTGGAGCACCTAGTGAGCCACCAGTCCCCCCAGAGGACTGAATCCCCCAGTATCCCAATACGCATCTCTCTCATCTGA
- the LOC118360187 gene encoding zinc finger protein 362-like isoform X2 — protein sequence MAEPRFNNPYFWPPPPSMPSQLDNLVLINKIKEQLMAEKIRPLHLPTNSAPSQQTLLVASSPLDGGQHSMLMPKSQQGQHHPQGSVQQPDIALHARTASSSVPEVNMDDKSAVKVKGLWDEWHMRQIVEQPSRVNHRSGLAPMSRPDSHSTSEALTPTSSSQNRLGGTPSVNIISGLASGPGMEQMKSGGLAGLLGPPPKTPRGRKKIKAESGGPLLVVPYPIMASGADQGCITFPAKEGKTYRCKVCPLTFMSKSEMQIHSKSHTEAKPHKCPHCSKSFANASYLAQHLRIHLGIKPYHCSYCENSFRQLSHLQQHTRIHTGDRPYKCAAPGCEKAFTQLSNLQSHQRQHNKDKPYKCPNCYRAYSDSASLQIHLSAHAIKNAKAYCCNMCGRAYTSETYLMKHMSKHTVVEHLVSHQSPQRTESPSIPIRISLI from the exons ATGGCTGAGCCTCGATTCAACAACCCCTACTTCTGGCCTCCGCCTCCTTCCATGCCTAGCCAG CTGGATAACCTGGTGCTCATCAACAAGATCAAGGAGCAGCTGATGGCTGAGAAGATCCGACCCCTGCACCTGCCGACCAATTCAGCCCCCTCCCAGCAAACCCTGCTGGTGGCCTCCTCCCCCTTGGACGGGGGGCAGCACAGCATGCTCATGCCCAAGTCCCAGCAGGGCCAGCATCACCCCCAGGGCTCGGTCCAGCAGCCCGACATCGCCCTGCACGCCCGCACAGCCTCCAGCTCTGTACCAG AAGTGAATATGGATGACAAGTCAGCAGTGAAGGTTAAAGGACTGTGGGATGAGTGGCACATGCGACAGATCGTTGAGCAGCCCTCTAGAGTCAACCATCGGTCAG GTCTGGCCCCTATGTCCCGGCCGGACAGCCACAGCACTTCAGAGGCCCTCACCCCCACCTCCAGCAGCCAGAACCGACTGGGAGGGACCCCATCGGTCAACATCATCTCTGGGCTGGCCAGCGGCCCTGGCATGGAACAGATGAAGAGCGGGGGCCTGGCTGGACTCCTCGGCCCACCACCCAAGACTCCCCGTGGGCGGAAGAAGATCAAAGCGGAGAGTGGAGGGCCTCTGCTGGTCGTGCCCTACCCCATCATGGCCTCTGGCGCCGACCAGGGCTGTATCACCTTCCCTGCCAAAGAGGGAAAAACCTACAG ATGCAAAGTGTGTCCGCTCACCTTCATGTCAAAGTCAGAGATGCAGATCCACTCCAAGTCCCACACGGAGGCCAAGCCCCACAAGTGTCCCCACTGCTCCAAGTCCTTTGCCAACGCATCCTACCTGGCCCAGCACCTCCGCATCCACCTGGGAATCAAGCCCTACCACTGCTCCTACTGCGAGAACTCCTTCCGCCAACTCTCGCACCTGCAGCAGCACACCAG AATCCATACTGGTGACAGACCCTATAAATGCGCGGCCCCTGGATGTGAAAAGGCCTTTACCCAGCTCTCTAACCTCCAG TCCCACCAGAGGCAGCACAACAAAGACAAGCCGTACAAATGTCCCAACTGCTACCGTGCCTACTCAGATTCAGCATCGTTACAGATCCACCTGTCAGCGCACGCCATCAAAAATGCTAAGGCGTACTGCTGCAACATGTGTGGCCGGGCATACACCTCA GAGACCTACCTTATGAAGCACATGTCAAAACACACGGTAGTGGAGCACCTAGTGAGCCACCAGTCCCCCCAGAGGACTGAATCCCCCAGTATCCCAATACGCATCTCTCTCATCTGA